The Neomonachus schauinslandi chromosome 11, ASM220157v2, whole genome shotgun sequence genomic sequence cctggcgGCAACGCCCCACTACCTCTCCCTACTCCTCCCTGGCGAGTGCCACCACCTCTCCGCACCCTGCCCTGGCCAAACACAGGCAGAGGAAGCTGGAGAAAACCAGACGGGCAGGCCTCACGAGGTGACAGTCAGGCCTTAAGGAACCCAGGAAGAAGAGGGTGACATGGAGGTCACTGGGGTTCCCCGAAGCCAGAAAGACATGGAGAGAAGCTGCTCTCTGCTGGAAGCTGAAGAGCAGGGAGTCTGGCCCTTTTTGCTCCCCGACAAAAGTTCCTGTGAGAGTGAAGAGAGTGATGGCAGCCATCATGATCCTTTGCATGTTTACAGGGCTTTATAGTTTACAGCCCCTGCTTACACAAGGTATCTACTCTAACAGAGATGCAGCAACAGGAGGGGAACCGGGTTCACCCACAGTCACACAACGGCAGGTGGAAGGTCCACGTCCAGGCCACAGCTCCACCCCAGAGACTCGCAGGCCGATGTGCGCTGAGGAGCTTCAGACCCTGCTGGCCTGGGGCACTTGGATGTCAGGACCACGCTTCAGAGGCCTTGTGGGATTCCAGGGAAGGAATGGGCTAATAAAGGTGATGACCATGATGAGCACGTTCCTCAGTCATAGAGCTTTTACCCACGCTAAACACCCACTTGTGTCTTTGAGCACCTCACAACACCTCTATAAGCAGACATCACCATTGCACTGAGGTAACCGAGGGTTAGTGAGATTAAGCCATTTAGCTGTTAGTAAGGTTCAGTTAATTAGTAATCCTGTTAGAACCAGGATTTGAGACCAGGAAGGACCATCCCAGAGTTTGATTTCACAGACACTGCCCTACACTGCCACCCATGAATAACCATCCGGAAACAACATGGCTCCCCTTCACTCTCCCACTTTAAGTGGGACCTCTTTCCAAATTTCACTGACTGGGCCCCCTGCTGGCCAGCCAAGGGTTACATGATCCCCACAACGATCATTGACTACCACCTAGTGGTGTCACGTGGAATGTCACATTTCTATCCCTTTACCCGATTTTTACGATGTTCACTCCTTATCCCCAGGGCCTGCAACAGTGCCTTGCACAAagaagacattcaataaatatttgttgaatgaacttaAGTGATtcttagaggaaaaagaaatataagctaGGAAAACTAGAGCATTGGTCGCCCCAGCTTTTTTATTCCTAGAAGCATCCCAGGCCCGTATTTTATGTTCCCTGACAGCAGATCTGAAGGAACAAAGAACCAGATGGAGAAGCTGGCTCTCCTCAGTCAGATGAAGGTGGCGGCAGGCTTCCCTGACCACACAGCTGCTAGAAGCCCTACAACTCCTATCTCCATGATCCCCTGACTTTCCGAGGAATTAGATCTTGTCTAAGCAAGAGCAGTTTGACCTAACAAGgcaaaggaatggaaagaaaagaattcagtAAGTCTTTACTTTCCTTCTCCTCTACTTCCAGTAGAAAGTCAGCTCCGAGCTGCCTTGAAGCAGGAGGTCCTTCCCGGAGCTCCTGACTCTAAAATGAACTCCTGGTCCTCTGGCTAGGGAAAGCCCTGTAGACGAGGCTGCCTGATGTAGTGTTATCAAGAGCCTGAGAAGCCGTGTGATTTCCTCTGCAAGGACTATGAACAACCATAACCGGATGAGAAAAGCACAGCGCTCTCACAAGGGAGTCTCCCACTTCCggtcctcccctgctctccccagaTTGACTTCTCTTTCCTGTTCTGAAGTCTTGTAACTGTTCTTCCCTCCATCCAGCCAGTTCAGGTTAATCTTGATCCATTtcctcctgcagcccctggctGGGCCACCATAAGTCAACCATAATTCTGATGACGCAGCCATTGTCTTCCAGCCCGGGCTGTGAAGACACAAGAGATTGGTGGAGCCCACTCTCCAGTGACTCCTGTAACCCAGCGACTTTTCTGTCCCCACTCCTAGCTCCAGTTTATTCTGCTTCCACGTTCCTGGACTCCCCTGTGATTCTCTAGGTCACAGTGGCCTGCTCCCCCATTCCTTCAAAATACCGCTCCCTGACTTGCATGGTCATTGAGAACTGAATCTAAGTCAACTCCAGATGAGTTCCATTTCCCACAAGGACTGGGCTTCTTAAATACTGTGTTAAGTTTTAAAGCAGACTACCCTGCCAAATATTCTTCattctccattttgttttgttctgctatGCCCAGGTGTTTCTCACAGGCCTTAAAATTCTCTGCCTAGAAGGAATTCCCCATCCTCACTTTTCCAAGTCATTTATTCAATTGCTAAGTCACTCATGCTTGTGGATACAAGTgcatatacttaaaatttttttttttttcctgagcattgtgtcaggcactgtcccAGGCACTGGGACTCAAAGACATGGTCCTTATTCTCAAAGCACTCACAGTGCAATAGGAGAGAAATATGTCCTCAGATGCTTAAAGTACTATGTGATCAATGTTTTCATATCGACATATCTGTGGCTGTGTGAGCAAAAGATAGGTCCAAATTAAATTCGTTTTAGCAAAAATAGATATTATTGGTTTAAACAACTGAGATTCAGCAAGAAACCTTGGCTCCAGGCATAGTGGGTTTCAGAGTTCAGATGATACCATCAGGATGCACCCCCCCTACCCTGGGCTTGGTTTCATTGCATGTGCTTGGCTTTCAGCGGCTGGTGATACCCACATGGAGTAGAATGAGAACAAGTTCAGATACAGGGATGAGCCACACTCTCCCAAAATATAACTGCAAATTCACATAGTAAAATTAGCTACACATATACTTTCACATACACTCTTCCACACAACAAAACTATTCTTTATAAGGACTTTCTAAATGACATTGCCCTGCATGCTCAACTCTAATGAAAAGAATTCGAAACACAAAATTTTGGGCCGGGGAGGGCACCTAGACTGATAAGTATATCACAGGGATGGAAAGGGGAGCCTCTGGGAACCATTAAGGACCTGATAGATGAGAGTCTTTGGGATCAAGCTTGGCCTTGGGAGAGAACCCTATTTGAGATCTCCATTCTCTTTGGTAGGGAACAGATccaaggggggtggggaagggcacaGGGGGGGAGAGAGGCCTCCACAGGCACCAGGGACTTCTTAGTTTTAGACTCATCACTGCTGGAAAgcatctcattttacagagaaggaactgAGACCAAACAGATTccataattaataattattaaattggaAATATACTATACATTACAAAACAGCATATTGGATATTTTGTGTGCATAGACCAAAGTATTTGTGCAGTTGTTTCCATTGTAGAAGTATGACTagagatttatattttcatttatattctctATATTCTCCTCTCGGCAGCCTGAGGGACTTTTCTGAAGCACAGAGCTGATAAAGTTACTTCCTTTGATGGAATCCCTTTTGCTCTCAGAAGGAGATTCATATTTCCTATTATGGCTTCTAGAAATAGAATTCTGGGACAACCCAAATGTCAGAAATCGAAGAGAAGTGTCCCCATGAAAAGCTGGGACCTCCAAAGACTAAACCTTTCGTGAATTTCTCATTAGTGAGAAATAAACTACCAAGAAATTGCTTGATCAAGCTTGGCTCTGGGTGAAGAAACATTCTCTCTCTTGAGAATTTGTAGCCACAAGTCAGTATCATGTTGTGGTCCTAACACTTCAAATGATAGATGAGATTTCTGGGGACATCCTATAAAATGAAAGCCATGCTGGGAAGGTCCCCCAGTcaaatagcaaaagaaaacaaaagacatctCTGGAGGAGCTTGGCTATAATTCAGCCCTCAAAGGATTCCCACAGATAAAGTCCCAAGGAAAGTGAGCagctcgggatgcctgggtggctcagtccattaagcatctgccttcggctcaggtcatgaacccagggtcctgggatcaagccccgcatcgggctccctgctcagcggggagcctgcttctccctctgcctgccgctccccctgcttgtgctctctttctctgacaaataaataaatcttaaaaaaaaaactactagaaattaATACCgtaaaaagtgaatttaaaattcagtgaCTGGATTAAACAGAAGATTAGACACAGTGCAAAAGAGACTAGTAACTGTAGAAATCATCTGTAGAAATTACCCAGAAAGCTGCCCAGCatacaaagagatggaaaataagaaagaacttAAGTGATatggaaacacagaaaaagataCTTTAACGTATATTGAATTAGACTCCCAGAAAGAGATAGTAATAAAAATCACGGTAAGAATTAGCAAGTACGTAAGACTTACTATGAGTTCCTATTCTAAGCTGTTACATAATTAATCCATCAATCTTCACAACAAACCTATAGTTTTGGGTCACTGAATAAGTGAGTGAATaaatttttctgattgttttaaaTGCTTCACAGTTAAGTTTTTAAAGGGAATGGCAAGGAACTCAATTTGGCCGCAGCATGGGCACATGAGAAGAAGCCATAGGAGCTTTGGCCAAAAATATTAGCTGTCTCTAGCTGATCTGAAAAATGAGCTAGCTAACAAATATCGTGATGTAGAGGGAGAATGGTGACAATGTGTGCAGCGTGCTAACACATTCCTTATCTTTTATAAGGGAACTCGATATTCCCTGCTGTTGTTTTTGACAAATCAAAAGCagaaatatagttttattatgCAAAGCCATAATATTAGCATCTAAAAGAATTAAGAATGGAAACTGGATATACTGGTTGCTATTGGGAAATGAGAGTAGGAGAGACTTCACGTTTCACTTTATACACTCCACTGTCATTTGAAATAGAACTAATGTGCATACATTGCTTCcgtgattaaatttaaaaagatcaagtGAGCCAGGTCATgcagggccttgaatgccaagcaAACAATTCTTTAGTTATGGAAGCTCATGCGGCTTGGTGGATGGTTTACTGCCCAGGCTCTCCGAGGGCAGCAAAAGGCTCCAGGACAGCTATTCCTCACAGGGACGGGGACCGGCTGGGGTAGGATGGGGAGAGGCCGAGATAGGTGATTGGAGTCAGGACAAATGAGAAACATCTCGTGAAGTTTCTTGCCTGACACGTCTCCGTTATCTCATTTGCCGGTGTCCTTTGCGCAGGAAATCACAGGGGCTGTCCAGCATCTTGATAAGCCTCAGGCGGTCACCAGATTTCACGCCTGCTGCCTCAGACCCCTTGCCATCCAGAGAGTAGAGAAGCACTCTCCGCtgtttctcaatctcaggaaaactcttccttttctattctctACCCCCAGCAAGAAGAATGGTGCTCTGGTAAGAATTTGATCAAGAACTATCTTCTTTCAaagacagttttgttttcttcctctatgTCTGCATGCTTGTGAATTCATCTTAAGGGAGGGCGTACCAGAAGCCAGGGGCACCTCCCCGCAAATCAGGACACATGAAGCTTCCTCATGGAGGCTTTGGGTGCTGGTAACTTGGACTGTGGGGGAGCCACACGGGGTCCACCAGGCTCTTTTGGCTTCTTTCCTATCTCCttatactctctctttctctccaaacgTTCAAATCTGCAACTATGGAGAGATGTATTTTGCTAATTTTAATTCAGGGAGCAAGATGGCATCCTGGCAAGACATTCCAAAGctaaattgtttgttttttttttttttaagattttttatttatttatttgagagagagaatgagagagagcacatgagaggggcgagggtcagagggagaagcagactccctgccaagcagggagcccgatgcgggactcgatccaggaactccaggatcatgacctgagccgaaggcagtcgcttaaccaactgagccacccaggcgcctgctaaATTGTTTCAATAACATCAGGTTTCACAGATTTGCTTGCTATTCAAAGgtggttttttcccctttgcatCCTTGTATCTGACATTGTTCAAGCAGAAAATGTAGGGCACAAACTAATGGGGTAATTGAGGAGAGTAATGAAAGGATCGGTTACACAGGAATGGGCAGAGCTAAGGGAAATCTATAAAGGATTCTGCTGAAGACCCTTCTGCAACAGCCAAGTCCCACGGTTCCTTGGGCAGTGAGACCCGCCTTCGTGGGACTCTGCAGACCTGCCCTTGACATTGCCCTTCCTACAGCCACCGCCTGGATGGGGTATGGGCGTGAGGGGCTGAGGCAACTGTCCTACAGAGGTGTGCAAGGTTTTCTGTGCCAAGAATGCCAAGCAGTTCGGGCCGGGGACCGGGTCTTTAGAATACTTGCACCCTGAGAAGCCCTGGCCAGGCTCCTGGCACCATGAGAAGGGGATCGACCAACAGCAGGGCCCAGAACCATCCCCGTGTGCAGCCTCCCTTCTGCCCAGCGGCAGCCCTCACCCTCCCAAAACTGAGCTGTGCCAAATCCGCGGTTCTGGGAAGTGGAGACATGTTTCTAGAAGTTTTCTAGGAGTTACCTGTGGAACTCAAGGTTTGCAAAGCCTTTGACTTGGAGTCTGGACGATTCCAGGGCCAGTGTGCCCCGCCCAGGGTCCCCTAGCCCGTGTTTGTTTGCTCAAGTCTACCAGGCACTTTGTCCACATCCTTATTTTGTAAGAAGGGAACTTACCAGAATTCCTGAACCAGAACCTCCGGGCGCCATCCTTGGGAGCCCGTGGCCCCTTCCGTGCCTCCGTGTGGGTCTGGGGTGCGGGCCACACCCCGCCGAGCCCCGCCCTGCATGCTTCTAGGGAGCGTCTCTTCTGTTTTTGAAGAATTTCTGTTCTTCAGAGACAAGgctgaaggggaaaaggaaggagttACCAGAACTCAGGAGGACCGTGGCTGTAGGAAAGGGCCATCAGACAGGGGAGGAGTCCTTAGACAGAGTAACACGTCCACTGCTAACTCACAgcctggcagagagagacagccagaaagTCACAAATGCCCACTCATCCTCCTCCCACCCGCAGGTTCCGTGTCTCCCTTTCACCGAAAGCAACCAGGAGCCAGAGACAGGGGAATGAGAGGATGGTGAGGACGCAGAGAAGGGTAGAGAAGTTGGAAATGAGATTTCATGGCACATGGAGAAAatccatctcttcttttttttttttttaagatgttatttatttatttgagaaagagagagagaggacgagtggggggaaggatggagggagaagcagactccctgctgagcagagagcccgatgcggggctcgatcccaggaccctgagatcgtggcctgagccgaaggcagacgcttaactgactgagccacccaggcaccccaaaatccaTCTCTTCTTATGGTCTCCTCACAGTTGGTATTTCCTGggactttctctctctgtgtgattGGATCAATTTCTCATGGTACTGCTCAGGATGTTCGTTTGACTATCTGCACCTCTCTATCTGCTGTCATTTCTTCAGAATTATCTCCTTgagaatgggggcgcctgagtggttcagtcggttaagggtctgccttcagctcaggtcatgatcccagagtcctggcatggagccccgcattccccctgctcagtggagtctgcctctacctctgcccctcccccctgcttgtgctctctctctctctctctctctctttctcaaataaataaataaaatcttaaaaaaaaataaatgctttgagAAAGGAACATAGTTTTatgaggggttttttgtttgtttttttaaggtggggtacacacatatttataaatattttaagtttatgaTTTTGACTGCTCTAGGAAGAAATCCATTGTAAGAGTGACTTAGACTGTGTCCCCCACAACAGAGTGGGGTACTGGGGACACACTGATGGCCAGGAGGAAAGTATTTCCTGTCCTTATAAAGCCAACATGCTGGGCCATTTCTGGCCAAGAAGCTTGGCCATCCTCATACCTGTCATTGCAAGAGGTCACATTCTCTTCATGATCCTATACCATGATCTCCTTTCTGATGGATAGACCTCCAGTCACTGAGATTGTCCATAGGTCATGCCTGGGTCTTCCAACTTCCTGGCCCCTAAGAGGAAATCTCAGTCCCAGGCAGAAGGCATGCCAAGCTCAGAGTCCTGTTCTCACCACACATAACCTGTCCAGATTTGTCTCCTCCTGCCTGCTGCAGACCTGACATGCTTAGAAGAGGTGTTTGAACCGTAGAATATTCCCATGGCAGTAGAAGGTCCATGTTGCAGTAGACAGAGTCCAGGCTTTAGAGACCAGAGAGAACTGGTCTGAATCCAGGTTCCAGAACTCTAAAGCAGTGTGGCGTTCAGcaagtatcttttttcttttttttaagattttatttatttatttgagagagagagacagagacagagcacaagcagagggagctgcaggcaaagggagaagcaggcttccctgctgagcaaagagtccgatgggggactcgatcccaggaccctgggatcatgacctgagctgaaggcagacacttaaccgactgagccacccaggcgtccgcaGCAAGTATCTTAATCTCTGCAAGCCAccttttccctcctctgtaaCATGGAGACCATAATCCCCACATAGCAGAGTGGCCCTGAGAGTCAGTGAGCATACAGCAGATGCTCAAGTCGTGTTTGTGTTCCCAGGAATACCAGTGGAGGGTTTCTGAGCATCGATCCCACTGCCCCAGCCTGGGAGAGCACACTCACACCAGTGAATGGAAGTGACCAGGCCTTTCTGCCAACTTTCCCCGTGGAGATCCTGATCCTGGCCTTGCTGAGCCTCACCTTTGCCCTCAGTGGGCTGGTAGGAAACCTGATCGTGCTCTGGATCCTGGGCTTCCGCATGCAGAGGAACACCTTCTCCGTCTACATCCTCAACCTGGCAGAAGCcgacttcctcttcctctccttccaggtTGTCTATTCTCTGAAGGCACTCGTCAACTTCCATCCCGTGCCCCTTTCCATCCCCAGGTTTTTCATCATCGTGTGGACCTTTGCCTACATCGCAAGCCTGAGCATTCTCAGTGCCATTAGCACAGAGCACTGCCTGTCAGTCCTGTGTCCCATCTGGTACCGCTGCCACCGCCCAAGACACACGTCAGCTGGGAGGTGtgccctgctctgggccctgtCCCTGCTGCTGAGCATCCTGGAAGGGAAGTACTATGGCCTCCTGTTACGAGATTTTGAGGATGGTTGGTGTCGGGCATTTGATTTCACTGCTGCCACCTGtctgattttcttatttgtgCTTCTCTCTGGGTCCAGCCTGGCTCTGCTGACCCGATTGCTGTGCGGGCCCCATCGGCTGCAGGTGACCAGGCTGCATGCAACCGTGGTGCTCACAGTGCTGGTCTTCCTCCTCTGCGGCCTGACCTTCGGCATTCACTGGTTCCTCTTACGCTGGATTCGGACGAGTTCTGATACAGTCCTCGGGCATCTTAATCTGGCTCCAATTGTCCTGTCCTGCATCAACAGCTTTGTCAACCCCATCATTTACTTCTTCGTTGGCTCCTGTAGACAGCGGTGGCCCCAGCGACACAAGAGCCTCAAGATGGTCCTCCAGAGGGCTCTGCAGGACATATCAGGAGGGGTGAGAGTGAAGCCAGCCTTCCTCAGGGAACTCTGGAGATGGCAGGAAGCAGTCTGGTGTCCTGAGTCAGACAAATGTGGCTTTGAGAGCCAACTTTCTGCCCATCAGTTTGGGAGGTTTTCTTGACTTCTCTCAGCCTCTGAGCGCCCTGATCTTAAAACCTTtaggttttgggcgcctgggtggctcagatggttaagcgtctgccttcggctcaggtcatgatctcagggtcctgggatcgagtcccgcatcgggctccctgctctttgggagcctgcttctccctctgcctctctctctctctctgtctctcatgaaaaaataaaaaaaatctaaaaaaaaaaaaataaaaaaaaaaaaaaaaaaaaaaaaacctttaggtTTTAAGATCAGGCTTAAAGTTGAGATAATGCTCCTCCTCGTGAGGACTGAGACAGCGCCTGTCAGGAGAACACTGAAGGGCAGTGCCTCAAGGACGGCCTCACCCAGGGCCTTCATACCATCCCGAGCTTTGCCAACTCTCAGGTCCCCTTCTGAAGAATCCCACCTTCAGCAGAGGCTGAACACGGTGCAGGAAATGTCGAAATTCTCTTTGGTCACTGCACTCAGGAGGGACTAGAAGAACATTCCTTCACAAGTTTCTGTGGTCACCCTCCTGCCATCTGTctccataaaattaaaagaattaaagtgCAGTCTAGCCCCAAAGAGCAATCTTCTTTGATTTTGGAAGGCCCTAGAATATCTCCCTAGCTTAATGAATGTATATTGAATAAATGACAATGTATGAATAAATGATGAATTTTTACACCAAGGCTGTGCTAAACGTCCATTTACCAGATTTGAGTCaccatctgtttctttctttcaccatTGTCAGTTTGTGCAAGCACAAAGTTGAGTTTTATAACTGGACAAATCAATGTCAAAGCAGGCTTAAGGTTTGAGGTAGGTCGTCTTGCTGTGACTTCCTGTCCCCCGTCCTCCAGTGGAACCCCAAGTACTTCCCTTCTCATTCCCCGCCCCTGTGCCTTTgctctggctctccctctctggAGCTGCCTGATCCTTCATggcacatttccttttttttttttttttgagattttatttatgtatttgagagacagagcagagcaagagaaagagcacgagctggggggggaggggcagagggagaagcagattccccgttgagcagggagcccgatgtggggtatgtggggtttgatcccaggaccctgggatcctgacctgagccaaaggcagacgcttaaccaactgaaccacccaggcgccccctttatgGCACATTTCCAATGGGTCTTACTAGACTCTGTGTTCTCTGAGGACAGGATCTTCGTCAGATTTACCTTTTATTCCACAGAGCCCAcaacattcattttattaatcCGATTACAGAAAAATACTTCTAAAGTGACATGTTCTGTAAAAATAATATGTTAAGTTTAAATGTTGCATCGTCTACtaattttttagttctttaattgaGGCACAATTGGGAGAGAGTGTTGGCACAGATCATAAGCGTACGCTGCAGTGAGTTATAGCAATGATACACCCAGGTGACTCAAACCCCAAGCAAAGCACAacacattttcatcacctccgAACGTTCCCTCATGTCCCTCCCGGACATTCCTCCTGCCCTAGAGACAATTATCATTCCTACTTCTATCACCAAAGATGAGTTTCTCCTGACCTTTGGGTTCATATATTTAGGATGATTCAATGTACTCTTCTTCTTCTGTTCCTATCTTGtatcactcagcataatatttttagGATTTACCCAGGCCATGGCATTGCATATGTCAACAACTTGTCCTTTTGATAAAGCTGAGTATGATTTTATTGTACAGGTATACcaccatttattttcatattgacAGGTATCTGTGTAGTGTTCCATTCctggttattgtgaataaagctactGTGAACATTCTTATTCAAGTCTTTTTCTGGATATGTGTTTTTATGCCTCTCGGATAAATAACCTGAAGTGATATTgctgggtcacagaaagatgtATGCTCAACTCTGAGAAATTTCCAAGCTCTTTTCTAAAGAGATTGTGTTATTgcgcatccccaccagcagtgtctGGAAGTGCCAGTTGCCCCAAATCCTTCTTAACAAACATTGCCCATCTCTcgaattttagtcattctaatgaGCAtaaagtggcatctcattgtgttttaatttgcatttccaaaatGACTTATGAAATtggcatctttccatgtgcttattggctactTGTGTTTTTTTGAAGTGTCtaagttttgcccatttttattaagtgtttccctttttggttatttatttgtaGGAGTTTCTATTTATGCTGAATGAGTCTTTCCTTAgttatgtgtattataaatattcatCCAGTTGGTGGTTTGcctattcatttttaatgaattttgtaTTCTAGAGCACTTTTAGATTTATGGAAAAATTtcacagaaagtacagagagttcccacatactccctctccccatccctgttGCCCTCCCCTACAGTTTCTCCTATTACTAACACCTTCTATTAATGTGCCACACTTATTAAAATTGATGTACCAATACAGATACATTATTATAAagtgaagtccatagtttacttaGGGTTCCTTGTATAACTCAATGGATTTGACAAATGCAGAATATCATGCATCCACCATGACAGTATCACATAGAGTGGTTTCTCTGGCCCCAGAAATTGAATATCTAGGTATAAGggtcttaaaaaattattattatttatcctGGTTCAGGTTCTCTGAGCTACCTGAATCTGTGGTTTGGTGCCTGCAAATAACTTGAAAAGCTCTTggccattattacttcaaatagatcttctgttcctttccttcttctctttttaatatcCCCATTCTATGTATTCGATCCCTTTTGTAATCATCCCACAGCTCTTGAACACTCTGTTccattttttcagtctttctttcactttgcttttcagtttgggaagtttctagTAACTTATCTTGAGGCTCACTGATCCTTTGAAATGCGGTTGGCTAGTCTACTGATGAGCCCATCAAGGGTATTCTTCACTTATGttacaatgtttttctttttagcatttcctttttcttagaaTCTCTATCTCTCTACTGATAGTGTTTATCTGCCCTTGCACATTGCCCACTTTTTCCATTAGAttccttagcatattaatcacagTTATTATAAATTCCCAGTCTTATAATTAGCCATATCCTAAAAATTCTCAGCCAAATCCTAAATTCTTTACATCTCATATGAGGAGTCAGTTGATCCTGTTGTTAATACTGATaagttaaaaaaacagaaatattggTTTACTGGTCAAATCTATAACtaataaaagaatttagaaaaaactgaaaaaaccaGTCATTTCTTCTGAAGAATAGGATTCAGGAAGACTTTTACTACTTATTTGGTACACTTCTATGTCAACTGGAAAGAAAGTATAAGCCCATGTGTGTTACT encodes the following:
- the MRGPRX2 gene encoding LOW QUALITY PROTEIN: mas-related G-protein coupled receptor member X2 (The sequence of the model RefSeq protein was modified relative to this genomic sequence to represent the inferred CDS: inserted 1 base in 1 codon), with protein sequence MVLWNTSGGFLSIDPTAPAWESTLTPVNGSDQAFLPTFPVEILILALLSLTFALSGLVGNLIVLWILGFRMQRNTFSVYILNLAEADFLFLSFQVVYSLKALVNFHPVPLSIPRFFIIVWTFAYIASLSILSAISTEHCLSVLCPIWYRCHRPRHTSAGRCALLWALSLLLSILEGKYYGLLLRDFEDGWCRAFDFTAATCLIFLFVLLSGSSLALLTRLLCGPHRLQVTRLHATVVLTVLVFLLCGLTFGIHWFLLRWIRTSSDTVLGHLNLAPIVLSCINSFVNPIIYFFVGSCRQRWPQRHKSLKMVLQRALQDISGXGESEASLPQGTLEMAGSSLVS